Proteins encoded by one window of Candidatus Methylomirabilis sp.:
- a CDS encoding rod-binding protein has protein sequence MELTGISPGPHAAQQPARPTEQKLKEVAQEFEAILIASLLKEARPSGQATPLAGGLSHDLYQQLFTDEVAKAIARSGGIGVGKMLERQLRGMLQAQDPVVSLLNSHENQLKAPSQPADSTKRGGHGVSPLEGVRR, from the coding sequence ATGGAACTCACTGGGATATCACCGGGACCGCATGCCGCGCAACAACCTGCGCGGCCGACAGAGCAGAAGCTCAAGGAAGTAGCCCAGGAATTTGAGGCGATCTTGATCGCCTCACTCCTTAAGGAGGCGCGACCGAGTGGGCAGGCTACTCCTCTTGCCGGCGGGCTCTCGCACGATCTCTACCAGCAGTTGTTCACCGATGAGGTCGCCAAGGCGATCGCCCGCAGTGGGGGTATCGGTGTTGGGAAGATGCTGGAGCGGCAATTGCGTGGGATGCTTCAGGCCCAGGACCCTGTGGTGAGCCTGTTGAATTCACACGAAAATCAGCTCAAGGCGCCCTCGCAACCTGCCGATTCTACTAAAAGAGGGGGACATGGGGTCTCCCCGCTTGAAGGAGTACGACGGTGA
- the flgM gene encoding flagellar biosynthesis anti-sigma factor FlgM translates to MKIENRSDNTNINPHLNRVQDAAERSESKEPTPAREASADRVELSGAARALQQARQLLAASPEVRLEKVTELKSLIQKGAYNVRGEAVAAKMLGQGLFDQLV, encoded by the coding sequence GTGAAAATCGAAAACCGTAGTGACAACACAAATATCAATCCCCACCTTAACCGCGTTCAGGATGCAGCGGAGCGGTCAGAGTCGAAGGAGCCTACCCCGGCTCGTGAGGCGTCCGCCGATCGCGTCGAACTTTCGGGGGCAGCGAGGGCACTGCAGCAGGCTCGGCAGCTTTTAGCCGCCTCGCCAGAGGTCCGCCTCGAAAAGGTGACTGAGCTTAAGAGCCTGATCCAGAAGGGGGCGTACAACGTGAGGGGTGAGGCGGTCGCCGCAAAGATGCTCGGGCAGGGGCTGTTTGATCAGCTTGTCTAG
- a CDS encoding flagellar protein FlgN gives MMLLEDVAQVLGQETEKYEALLRLLRQERGLIVDGNLQALSELVKRKETLVLELKILQEARLALMTKVSAMYGIPMVELTLFRLADLVPASHATSYRALLNRLAFLATRLVEDNDWNTALLDRSVAYVRGSLSFLTSAVTPVPLYQGDGSVAAQSPPFSTVNSQV, from the coding sequence ATGATGCTGCTGGAAGATGTGGCTCAAGTACTCGGGCAAGAGACCGAGAAGTACGAGGCGCTGCTCCGACTCCTCCGTCAGGAGAGGGGCCTGATCGTCGATGGCAACCTTCAGGCGCTGTCCGAGTTAGTGAAGCGGAAAGAGACCCTGGTGCTTGAACTGAAGATCTTACAAGAAGCCCGCCTTGCCCTGATGACCAAGGTGAGCGCCATGTACGGCATTCCCATGGTGGAATTGACCCTCTTCCGCCTCGCCGATCTCGTCCCCGCCTCGCATGCGACATCATACCGGGCGCTCCTGAATCGGCTGGCCTTTCTCGCGACAAGGCTGGTGGAGGACAATGACTGGAACACAGCGCTGCTGGATCGGTCGGTCGCGTATGTCAGGGGTTCGCTGTCGTTTCTCACGTCGGCGGTGACCCCCGTCCCGCTTTATCAAGGGGATGGTAGTGTCGCGGCCCAGTCGCCGCCATTTTCGACAGTGAACAGCCAGGTCTGA
- the flgK gene encoding flagellar hook-associated protein FlgK, with product MISLLASLTMARKALQAQQAAIQTTGHNIANANTPGYTRQRVDMAPTIPFSLGQAGLLGTGVDIKEVTRLRDLLLDSQFRDAHQALGQQEAEEATLTQIQGLVGEPSDNGLANAMSALFASFQDLANNPTDLAVRTVVRDKARALADQFHRLDDGLESLKVDLNNEIQVDVKQVNGLAQQIADLNRQIAMSEGEGGMANDLRDQRDQALDDLSKLVSGSVVEETGGQVRVTVGGGLTLVDGQTSVPIVAQAFNAADPTYPDSLRLFLGGNLMTPGGGRLAGLLNSRNSATGFVKGFQSELDAMAKNLILEINRLHASGIGLQGLSTLTSENAVASPTTALNAAGLPFTPTDGTFKVFVYNSSGVVTASGTITVTAGTTTLTTLATAISGVGGLTATVGAGNKLTITAPAGGTFTLTADTSDTLVALGLHGLLSGNDAQTIAVSNSIQADARMIAAATPNLTSGLFDPGDNSNALALAQLPNNSIASLSNSTFSGYLSNLVSDLAEQEAGAKRSVNLGTTVADSLTSRRDQASGVSLDEEMTNLIRFQKAYEAAAHFTTVVNDLLGTLINQLGR from the coding sequence GTGATCAGCCTCTTGGCATCCCTTACGATGGCCAGAAAGGCGCTCCAGGCGCAGCAGGCGGCGATCCAGACTACCGGCCACAACATTGCCAATGCCAACACCCCAGGCTACACCCGGCAGCGCGTAGACATGGCACCCACGATACCGTTTTCGTTGGGTCAGGCGGGTTTGCTGGGAACCGGCGTGGATATCAAGGAGGTTACCAGACTCCGAGACCTGCTGCTGGATAGCCAGTTCAGGGACGCGCACCAGGCCCTTGGTCAACAGGAGGCGGAGGAGGCGACCCTGACACAGATTCAGGGGCTGGTCGGCGAGCCGTCCGACAACGGCCTCGCCAACGCCATGTCGGCGCTCTTCGCATCGTTCCAGGACTTGGCCAACAACCCGACCGATCTCGCGGTTCGGACTGTGGTCCGCGACAAGGCCCGTGCGCTGGCGGACCAATTTCACCGCCTGGACGACGGGCTTGAGAGCCTCAAGGTCGATCTCAATAACGAGATTCAGGTGGACGTCAAACAGGTTAATGGACTGGCTCAACAGATTGCCGACTTGAACCGACAGATCGCGATGTCTGAGGGTGAGGGCGGGATGGCCAACGACCTGCGGGATCAGCGGGATCAGGCGTTGGATGACCTCTCGAAGCTCGTGAGCGGGTCTGTGGTCGAGGAAACCGGCGGCCAGGTCCGGGTGACGGTCGGAGGTGGGCTGACGCTTGTCGATGGGCAGACCAGTGTGCCGATTGTGGCGCAGGCCTTTAACGCTGCTGATCCGACCTACCCCGACAGTCTCCGCCTGTTCCTCGGCGGCAACCTGATGACGCCTGGCGGTGGGAGGCTGGCTGGGTTGCTCAACTCCAGGAACTCCGCCACCGGTTTCGTCAAGGGGTTTCAGTCTGAGTTGGATGCCATGGCGAAGAACCTTATTCTGGAGATCAACCGGCTGCACGCGAGCGGGATTGGCCTCCAGGGATTGAGTACGCTTACGAGTGAGAACGCCGTGGCAAGTCCGACGACGGCCCTGAATGCGGCAGGCCTCCCCTTCACGCCGACGGACGGCACCTTCAAGGTGTTCGTGTACAACTCCAGCGGAGTGGTGACAGCCTCTGGGACAATCACCGTTACCGCGGGGACCACTACACTTACCACCCTGGCTACCGCGATTAGTGGAGTGGGAGGTCTTACGGCAACTGTGGGGGCTGGCAACAAGCTCACCATCACGGCGCCCGCAGGTGGAACGTTCACACTGACCGCCGATACCAGCGATACCCTGGTGGCGCTGGGTCTGCACGGCTTGCTCAGCGGCAATGATGCGCAGACTATCGCGGTGAGCAACTCGATCCAGGCGGATGCCCGAATGATTGCGGCGGCCACGCCGAACTTGACGTCGGGCCTCTTCGACCCTGGAGACAACAGCAATGCGCTGGCGCTCGCCCAGCTTCCGAACAACTCAATAGCTTCGCTGTCAAATAGCACTTTTAGCGGGTACCTGAGCAACCTCGTCAGCGACCTCGCCGAGCAGGAGGCAGGCGCGAAGCGGTCAGTCAACCTGGGTACGACGGTGGCAGACTCCTTGACCAGCCGCCGGGACCAGGCCTCTGGGGTCTCCTTGGACGAGGAGATGACCAATCTGATTCGCTTCCAGAAGGCGTATGAGGCAGCGGCCCATTTTACCACCGTGGTGAACGACTTGTTGGGGACGCTGATAAATCAGCTCGGCCGTTAG
- a CDS encoding flagellin — protein sequence MRITSNTIFHQLTADINRSANRLFELQRQVASSKRMATASDDPIGAGLAVSLHESLAQLLQAQRNADQAEARLQASQGVLTDILSELGDVKDLAFRGVDGALTDSDRQNLATQVNQKLEQLLADANARSIDGYLFGGTQTSVAPFTATRNANGDITAVSANSLGTGIAGQVDASLPSGLTVVVNVPGSTVLTSTSPQTVDIFPLLIAVRDQLRAGNVAGVELNLTNLDTAVDQVRVVSADVGSRIGRIRDIQQRSQSDLLTLRGRLSKIEDTDIAEASIEFQQAQNVYQAALAAASKVVQINLIDFLR from the coding sequence ATGCGCATCACAAGCAATACGATCTTCCACCAGTTGACGGCCGATATCAATAGATCTGCCAATCGCCTGTTCGAACTGCAGCGTCAGGTGGCCAGCTCAAAACGGATGGCGACCGCCTCAGACGATCCGATCGGCGCCGGCTTGGCCGTCTCTCTCCATGAATCGTTGGCGCAGCTCCTGCAAGCCCAGCGCAACGCTGATCAAGCCGAGGCCAGGCTGCAGGCGTCACAGGGGGTATTGACGGACATCCTCTCGGAGCTCGGCGATGTGAAGGACCTGGCCTTTCGGGGCGTCGATGGCGCCCTGACCGACTCAGACCGGCAGAACCTGGCCACTCAGGTGAACCAGAAGCTGGAGCAGTTGCTGGCCGACGCCAACGCGCGTTCGATAGACGGCTACCTCTTCGGCGGAACGCAGACCAGTGTGGCCCCTTTTACCGCCACTCGCAATGCCAACGGCGACATCACCGCCGTCTCGGCCAATTCCTTGGGAACGGGGATCGCCGGCCAAGTGGACGCCTCACTCCCCAGCGGGTTGACCGTCGTGGTCAATGTCCCCGGCTCGACGGTTCTCACCTCGACCTCTCCCCAAACGGTGGATATCTTTCCGCTGTTGATCGCGGTCCGTGATCAATTGAGGGCGGGTAATGTCGCGGGCGTTGAGTTGAACCTGACCAATCTCGATACCGCCGTCGATCAGGTGCGTGTCGTCAGCGCTGATGTCGGCTCCAGGATCGGCCGCATACGCGACATCCAACAGCGGTCGCAAAGCGACCTGCTCACCCTCCGAGGTCGGCTCTCAAAGATCGAGGACACCGACATCGCTGAGGCCTCCATCGAGTTCCAGCAGGCGCAGAATGTTTATCAGGCGGCTCTGGCAGCGGCCTCTAAGGTTGTGCAGATCAACCTTATCGATTTCCTGCGATAG
- the fliW gene encoding flagellar assembly protein FliW codes for MSGLRATEQAVFHFPQGLPGFEDLSRFLLCEREGLEPLTLLIALDVADVALPLLRSAEFLSDYSPPIPSSDLEALEVRSVEELELFVVVTFDGGGDNVAVNLMAPICVNLTRRLGRQVVLPDGTYPLHYPLVGSLPKTK; via the coding sequence ATGAGCGGCCTCCGTGCAACTGAACAGGCTGTCTTCCACTTTCCGCAGGGGCTGCCGGGCTTTGAGGATCTGAGCCGTTTTCTGCTTTGTGAGCGGGAGGGGCTGGAGCCGCTCACGCTCTTGATTGCCCTAGACGTGGCCGACGTCGCCCTTCCGTTGCTCCGGTCCGCCGAATTCCTGAGCGACTATTCGCCACCCATTCCATCATCGGATCTGGAGGCGCTTGAGGTGAGGTCTGTGGAGGAACTGGAGCTGTTCGTGGTTGTCACGTTCGATGGTGGCGGCGACAACGTGGCGGTCAACCTCATGGCCCCGATCTGTGTGAACCTCACGCGACGGCTTGGCCGACAGGTAGTGCTTCCGGACGGGACGTATCCCTTGCACTATCCGCTGGTTGGGTCGCTCCCAAAGACGAAATAA
- a CDS encoding hemerythrin domain-containing protein gives MSMLVERLKREHVIIVDALNKTKEVGVGSKEGQDKLRSARTALLAHLKTEDEQLYPVLKKEAEKNDSLKRTLDLFAREMETISTEALSFVDKYSNGGSGLEFARDFGRLYMNLSQRVRKEENTLYSEYDKLHR, from the coding sequence ATGTCCATGTTGGTAGAAAGACTGAAAAGGGAACACGTTATCATCGTGGATGCCCTCAACAAGACAAAAGAGGTGGGTGTCGGCTCAAAAGAAGGACAGGATAAACTACGTTCGGCACGAACCGCTCTGCTTGCGCATCTCAAGACAGAAGATGAACAATTATATCCAGTCCTGAAAAAGGAGGCTGAAAAAAATGACTCGCTGAAGCGTACATTAGACCTGTTTGCTCGTGAAATGGAGACGATCTCAACAGAGGCATTGAGTTTTGTCGATAAATATTCGAACGGAGGCTCAGGGCTTGAGTTTGCGAGAGATTTTGGCCGTCTTTATATGAATCTCAGTCAGAGAGTAAGAAAAGAAGAAAATACTCTTTACTCAGAGTATGACAAGCTGCATCGATAG
- the csrA gene encoding carbon storage regulator CsrA yields the protein MLILTRKVGEEITIAEQIVISVLEVRGSQVRLGIVAPPSITIHRGEIYERIREENLRAGRVGHSEVGALSERLRAIFPGSAVPKKPSTE from the coding sequence ATGTTGATCCTGACCAGGAAGGTGGGCGAAGAGATCACGATTGCCGAACAGATCGTGATCAGTGTCCTGGAGGTTCGGGGCTCGCAGGTCCGCCTCGGTATCGTGGCGCCGCCTTCGATCACGATCCATCGGGGCGAGATCTATGAGCGGATTCGAGAGGAGAACCTCCGAGCCGGCAGGGTCGGGCATTCAGAAGTTGGCGCGCTGAGTGAACGGCTCCGCGCTATCTTTCCAGGATCAGCCGTACCCAAGAAGCCCTCGACCGAGTAG
- the rfbF gene encoding glucose-1-phosphate cytidylyltransferase gives MKAVILAGGGGTRLSEETVGRPKPMVEIGGKPILWHIMKLYSAHGVNDFVICVGYKGYMIKEYFANYFLHRSDVTIDLAHNRVEVHHNHVEPWRVTLVDTGEQTMTGGRLKRVADYVQDEAAFYFTYGDGVADIDLSAEMAFHRTHGRLATVAAVQPPGRFGALDLDQERVCGFTEKPRGDGGRINGGFFILSPEVTKLIENDATIWEGNPLARLSAMGELMAFEHRGFWQAMDTLRDKYCLEELWASGKAPWKAW, from the coding sequence ATGAAAGCAGTTATTCTGGCTGGAGGAGGGGGTACGCGGCTGAGTGAGGAGACGGTCGGTCGCCCCAAGCCGATGGTAGAGATCGGGGGTAAACCGATTCTCTGGCATATCATGAAGCTGTATTCAGCTCATGGCGTGAATGACTTCGTGATTTGCGTGGGCTATAAAGGCTATATGATTAAAGAGTATTTCGCCAATTATTTTCTGCACCGCTCTGATGTCACGATCGATTTGGCCCATAATCGCGTAGAAGTGCATCACAACCATGTCGAACCCTGGCGCGTGACCCTGGTGGACACGGGCGAACAGACGATGACCGGCGGACGCTTGAAGCGTGTCGCCGACTATGTGCAAGATGAAGCGGCGTTTTACTTTACATATGGTGATGGGGTTGCTGATATCGACCTGTCCGCCGAGATGGCGTTTCATCGGACACATGGCAGGCTTGCGACTGTTGCGGCGGTCCAGCCGCCTGGACGCTTTGGAGCGCTCGATCTGGATCAAGAACGAGTGTGTGGCTTTACAGAAAAGCCCCGTGGCGACGGAGGACGGATCAATGGCGGGTTCTTCATCCTCTCGCCGGAGGTTACGAAGCTGATAGAGAATGACGCTACGATATGGGAAGGAAACCCGCTGGCTCGGCTTTCGGCTATGGGGGAACTGATGGCCTTTGAGCATCGCGGTTTCTGGCAGGCAATGGATACTCTGCGGGACAAATACTGTCTCGAAGAATTATGGGCAAGCGGCAAGGCGCCATGGAAAGCGTGGTAG
- the rfbG gene encoding CDP-glucose 4,6-dehydratase, which produces MGKRQGAMESVVADRTFWQGKKVLITGHTGFKGSWLCLWLHLLGAETTGFAMPPPTCPSLFELAHIDNLMTASIIGDVRDPEQITAAVRVARPEIVVHMAAQALVRYSYANPVETYTTNVLGTVNVLEAVRQVGSVRVVINVTSDKCYENRGWLWGYREDESVGGYDPYSSSKGCSELISAAYRNAFFKSAEYGRHGVALATVRAGNVIGGGDWAEDRLIPDTLRSFLERRPASIRNPEAVRPWQHVLEPLGGYLMLAKYLWEDGAAFAEAWNFGPDDDDVRAVEWVVDRLAGLWGADASWRLDGDPHQPHEAQYLKLDCAKAKARLGWHPRWGLEQALQKIVQWYRAYHDHADMRTVTLTQVAAYLASSGDMVSTTKNRHEYNRTETEHTRFS; this is translated from the coding sequence ATGGGCAAGCGGCAAGGCGCCATGGAAAGCGTGGTAGCGGATCGCACATTCTGGCAGGGAAAGAAGGTCTTGATTACCGGCCATACCGGTTTCAAGGGAAGTTGGCTCTGTCTATGGCTGCATCTGCTGGGAGCCGAGACGACGGGTTTTGCGATGCCGCCACCTACATGCCCCTCCCTATTCGAGTTGGCCCACATCGACAATCTCATGACGGCTTCCATTATAGGCGATGTGCGCGACCCGGAACAGATTACCGCTGCGGTGCGAGTAGCGAGGCCAGAGATTGTCGTCCACATGGCCGCTCAGGCGTTGGTGCGGTATTCCTATGCAAATCCTGTAGAGACCTACACAACCAATGTCTTGGGTACGGTCAACGTACTGGAGGCGGTCCGACAGGTCGGCAGCGTACGCGTTGTAATCAATGTTACCAGCGATAAGTGTTACGAAAACCGTGGATGGTTATGGGGTTATCGGGAAGATGAATCCGTGGGCGGCTACGATCCGTACAGCAGCAGTAAGGGCTGTTCGGAGCTCATCTCTGCCGCCTACCGAAACGCGTTTTTCAAATCAGCCGAGTATGGTCGCCATGGCGTGGCGTTGGCTACAGTACGGGCGGGTAATGTGATCGGCGGCGGTGACTGGGCAGAGGATCGGCTTATTCCGGATACCCTGCGATCTTTCCTGGAGAGACGTCCGGCGAGCATTCGCAATCCTGAGGCGGTTCGACCATGGCAGCACGTACTTGAACCGTTAGGTGGTTATCTGATGCTTGCAAAGTACCTCTGGGAGGATGGAGCGGCGTTTGCTGAAGCGTGGAACTTCGGACCAGATGACGACGATGTCAGGGCTGTCGAGTGGGTCGTAGACCGTCTAGCCGGCTTATGGGGCGCAGATGCATCCTGGCGACTCGACGGTGACCCGCATCAGCCGCATGAAGCGCAGTACCTTAAGTTGGACTGCGCCAAAGCCAAGGCAAGGCTGGGTTGGCACCCCCGTTGGGGGTTGGAGCAGGCGCTGCAAAAGATCGTGCAGTGGTACCGAGCCTACCATGATCACGCAGATATGCGCACGGTGACGTTGACCCAGGTTGCTGCATACCTCGCATCTTCCGGGGATATGGTTTCTACCACCAAGAACCGACATGAATACAATCGAACTGAGACAGAACATACTCGATTTAGTTGA
- the rfbH gene encoding lipopolysaccharide biosynthesis protein RfbH, translating into MNTIELRQNILDLVEVYANQVFADRDFMPGITPIPPSGKVIGARELQCLVDASLDGWLTSGRFNDAFERRLAAFLGVRHVLTTNSGSSANLLALSALTSPRLEERAIRSGDEVITVAAGFPTTVNPILLHGAVPVFVDVHISTYNIDPEQIEAAVSEKTKAIMLAHTLGNPFELGEVLRVARKYNLWLIEDCCDALGSTYDGKPVGTFGDIGTLSFYPAHHITMGEGGAVVTSNGYLKPILESIRDWGRDCFCDPGKDNTCGKRFSWQWGDLPFGYDHKYTYSHLGYNLKITDMQAAIGLAQLDRLPEFIEARKRNFRYLKERLTGLEEFLILPRATPGADPSWFGFPISLREETGVDRLDMMRYLDQHRIGTRPLFAGNLTRQPYFQGRPYRVIRELVNTDRITDRTFWVGIYPGLDQAHLDYLAEKLGRFFGVNVA; encoded by the coding sequence ATGAATACAATCGAACTGAGACAGAACATACTCGATTTAGTTGAGGTATACGCGAATCAGGTCTTTGCGGATCGGGACTTTATGCCCGGTATTACGCCGATACCGCCATCCGGCAAAGTCATCGGGGCAAGGGAATTGCAGTGCCTGGTTGACGCCTCTCTGGACGGTTGGCTGACTAGCGGCCGTTTCAACGATGCGTTTGAAAGGCGGCTTGCCGCATTTCTCGGAGTTAGGCACGTGCTGACGACGAATTCCGGATCATCCGCCAATCTGCTCGCATTGTCCGCGCTCACGTCTCCGAGGCTTGAAGAGCGGGCCATCAGGTCGGGCGACGAGGTGATCACTGTGGCAGCCGGCTTCCCCACGACGGTCAATCCTATCTTGTTGCACGGCGCGGTGCCTGTGTTTGTGGACGTGCACATCTCCACCTACAATATCGACCCTGAACAGATTGAGGCGGCGGTTTCGGAGAAAACCAAGGCCATCATGCTTGCCCATACCCTAGGGAATCCTTTTGAGCTGGGCGAGGTACTGCGTGTAGCCAGGAAATATAACCTTTGGCTGATCGAGGACTGCTGCGATGCCCTTGGCTCAACATATGATGGTAAGCCGGTGGGCACCTTTGGTGACATTGGCACGCTCAGCTTTTATCCTGCGCACCATATTACGATGGGCGAGGGTGGCGCAGTAGTTACCAGCAACGGATACTTGAAACCTATCCTTGAATCAATTCGCGACTGGGGCCGAGATTGCTTCTGCGACCCCGGTAAGGACAACACCTGCGGCAAGCGTTTCAGTTGGCAGTGGGGTGACTTACCTTTCGGGTATGACCACAAGTACACCTACTCCCACCTTGGCTATAACCTCAAGATTACCGATATGCAGGCAGCGATTGGTTTGGCTCAGTTGGATCGACTACCTGAGTTCATCGAGGCTCGTAAGCGCAATTTCCGCTATCTCAAAGAGCGATTGACCGGCCTCGAAGAGTTCCTGATCCTGCCGAGGGCAACGCCCGGAGCCGATCCCTCCTGGTTTGGTTTTCCGATCAGCCTACGCGAAGAGACCGGTGTGGACCGACTCGATATGATGAGATATCTCGATCAGCATAGAATCGGCACCAGACCGCTGTTTGCGGGCAACCTGACCCGGCAACCGTATTTCCAGGGGCGTCCATATCGAGTTATCCGCGAATTGGTCAATACCGACAGGATCACCGACCGGACCTTCTGGGTCGGTATATATCCGGGACTGGATCAGGCCCATCTGGATTATCTTGCAGAGAAGCTGGGACGATTCTTCGGGGTAAACGTCGCATGA
- the rfbC gene encoding dTDP-4-dehydrorhamnose 3,5-epimerase, which yields MDGVFKTIDTVIPGCVEIRPHIYEDNRGRFVKVWNRQVFVDAGLYSEYAEEFYSVSRCGVVRGLHFQLPPMDHVKLVYCVSGRVQDAVLDLRRNSFTYGRFALVELSAQVGNMLYIPKGLAHGFCTLSETATMVYKASSAYSPEHDCGVLWSSAGIPWSITDPILSDRDRAHPSFGAFVSPFDGEAAG from the coding sequence ATGGATGGTGTGTTCAAAACTATCGATACGGTCATTCCGGGTTGCGTGGAAATACGGCCCCATATTTACGAAGATAATCGCGGTCGGTTTGTGAAGGTGTGGAACCGACAAGTCTTTGTCGATGCGGGTCTTTACTCAGAGTATGCCGAGGAATTCTATTCCGTTTCTCGTTGTGGAGTGGTTCGAGGACTGCATTTCCAGTTGCCGCCGATGGATCACGTAAAGCTGGTTTACTGCGTGAGCGGACGGGTTCAGGATGCGGTGTTGGATCTGCGTCGGAACTCCTTCACGTATGGCCGTTTTGCCTTAGTCGAACTGTCCGCCCAAGTCGGAAATATGCTCTACATTCCGAAAGGCTTGGCTCATGGTTTCTGTACACTGAGTGAGACGGCTACCATGGTCTATAAGGCATCAAGCGCGTATTCACCGGAGCATGACTGCGGCGTGTTATGGAGTTCCGCTGGTATTCCCTGGTCAATTACCGATCCGATCCTATCCGATCGAGATCGGGCGCACCCTTCCTTTGGAGCGTTTGTCAGTCCTTTCGATGGCGAGGCTGCCGGATGA
- a CDS encoding NAD(P)-dependent oxidoreductase, with translation MKILVTGSTGFLGSHLMPHLRDRGHCVGCLVHDNSTLQPEPSDLPTWRVGVNGSGFCEALTEFMPDVVVHLAALYVAEHRYEDVGPLVQANVEFGAYLLDAMGAAGCDALVYAGTSWQHYHDRNYCPVNLYAATKQAFSTLAEYYLDAAGLRLLELHLYDSYGEDDPRNKLLSRLQAAAESSDEFAMSEGAQRLHLVHVADLVRGVAMACEQVQTFKAGERRIYRLPSAKAVSLRELVAMLNVSDQSHPVRVRWGTQPYRRREVFQPWEGAEVLPGWLPEISLEGGLRRLRGAGSRVAK, from the coding sequence ATGAAGATTCTTGTAACCGGTTCGACCGGCTTTCTTGGTTCCCATCTGATGCCGCACCTGCGCGATCGTGGGCATTGTGTGGGTTGTCTCGTGCATGACAACTCGACCCTCCAGCCGGAGCCGTCCGATCTTCCGACCTGGAGAGTTGGAGTAAACGGCTCCGGATTTTGCGAGGCGTTGACCGAGTTTATGCCGGACGTCGTCGTACATCTGGCCGCCCTGTATGTGGCCGAGCATCGATATGAGGATGTGGGGCCCTTAGTACAGGCTAATGTAGAATTCGGCGCATATCTGTTGGATGCCATGGGGGCAGCCGGTTGTGATGCTCTGGTCTATGCGGGCACCTCCTGGCAGCACTACCATGATCGCAACTACTGTCCGGTCAATCTCTACGCTGCGACCAAGCAGGCCTTCTCGACTCTCGCGGAGTACTACTTGGACGCTGCCGGTCTGCGTCTCCTGGAACTCCACCTGTACGACAGCTACGGCGAGGATGACCCAAGAAACAAGCTGCTCAGTCGGCTCCAAGCTGCGGCCGAATCGAGCGATGAATTCGCCATGTCGGAAGGCGCACAACGACTCCACCTCGTCCATGTGGCAGATCTGGTTCGAGGTGTGGCGATGGCATGCGAGCAAGTACAGACGTTTAAGGCGGGGGAACGCCGTATCTATCGACTGCCATCAGCCAAGGCGGTTTCCCTGCGTGAGTTGGTAGCGATGCTCAACGTCTCCGATCAATCTCATCCGGTGAGGGTACGTTGGGGTACACAGCCTTACCGCCGGCGCGAGGTATTTCAGCCTTGGGAAGGCGCAGAAGTTCTGCCAGGATGGCTGCCGGAGATTTCACTCGAAGGGGGACTGCGGCGCCTGCGTGGGGCTGGCAGCCGGGTTGCGAAGTAG